The genome window TACTTGTGGCGAGCGTGTACCTGGCGGCCGCGGGGGTGGCGCTGGCGGGGGTCCTGGTAGCCCTGGGCGTCGTCTTTATCAAGGACGGGTTCGTCGGCGGCCGGATATATTCCACCCTGCAGTATCCCAACGCTCTGGCCAGCTACCTTACGGCGGCCAACTTCTTTGGGTGGCTCCTATGGGCCCGGGCCGGACGAATCGGCCGGTTTCTCCTGGCTGCGGGCACCTCCTTGCTGCTTACCGTATTACTGGGCACCGGGTCGCGCGGCGGTTTATTGCTTTACCCGGCGGTGCTGGCCGTCTTTCTCCTGGGCGCGCCCAGGGGAACAAGGGTGCCCCTCCTGGTGCACGTGGCGGGCAGCTGGGCGACGGCCCTGATGGCCAGCAGCCGTTTTCTTCCCCTGATCCTGGCCGGGCAGCAGCAGGCGGCCTGGCAGTGGCTGGTGCTGAGCCTGCTGGCGGCCGTGGCGGTTCAGGGGGTGTACGAAGTGGTGCGGTGGGCCGCATCCGGCCGCCGGCGAGCGTGGGTGTGGGCCCCGGTGGGCGCCTCGGCCGCACTGGCGGCCGTGCTCGTGTTGAGGCTGGCGGGTCGGCCGGCAGGCGGATGGTTGCAGAACCTGCTTCCGGCACACCTGGCCTCCCGCCTCCAGGACATCAGCCTGGAAACCTTCGGTGCCGCCACCCGGCTGCAGTGGTCGCTGGACGCCCTCAAGCTGGTGCAGGCCAGGCCCTGGTTGGGGTGGGGGGGAGGCGCCTGGGAGGCGGCATACCAGAGTTTCCAGAGCTACTACTATACCTCGACCCAGGTGCACAACCATTACTTCCAGATCTGGACCGAGGTGGGCAGTCTGGGTCTGGCGGTTCTGGCCGGGTTGTGGGTTTGCTTCCTGGTTACCGTCGTGGCCAACTACCGTCGCGGCTCCGATGACGAGCGCTTCCTCCAGTGGGCAGTGTTCTGCGCCGCCCTGGCCCTCGGCCTGCACGCGATGCTGGACTTCGACCTGGCACTGGGTGCGGTTTCCCTGGTGCTCTGGACCTGTTTCGGGCTCACCCGGGGTCTTGACCGCAAATTCGGCCGCGAAAACTATTTCTTGCGGCGGCAAGAATATTTGCGGGTACGGTCGCGATTCCTGACCGGGGCCGTGGTGGTGGCCCTGCTGGTGGCCTGGCTGCCGGCAAGTTTGCTCTTGGGCGAGGCCTACGCCCGAAAGGCGGTTGCGGCTCTGCAGACCGGCCAGCCGGCGGCGGCCCTGGAAAACTTCCGGCTGGCGACCCTGTTTGATCCCTTCCGCTCTGCCTATTTGGTCGACCGGGCCAGCCTTCTGGCGGCTGGGGGGAACGTTCGGGAAGCGCTGGCGCTGGCCGGGAAGGCAGTGGCCAAGGATAGATTCAACCAGCGGGTACTCACGCGTGCGGCCGAGGTATCCTGGCAGGCAGGCCGCCCGGATCAGGCGGTGGAGATTATGGAGAAGGCCTGTCGGGCTGCCCCTTGGACAAGAGAAGGGTGGGAGAACCTGGGACGAACCGCGGCCATGGCCGGCCTGAGCTACCTGGCGGCCGGTGAACGGGACCAGGCCAAGCATTATCTGGAAAGAGCGGCGGCGATACCCTCAGAGGTGCGCTCGCTGACGGCCGGGCTCTCGCCGGAGCTGGTCCGCCTCTGGAAAGAGGGCGGGCGGCCGTGGCTTGAGGTTACCCCGGCCATGGAGCTCACCGCCGGTATAGCCTTCTACGGCCTGGAGCGCTTTGAGGAGGCGTTAGAAGTGCTGGCCCGCCCCTTGAAGGACAAGCAGCTGCAAGCCGAAGCTTCATATTGGGCCAGCCTTACGCACCGCAGGCTCAACCACTCGGCCGAGGCGGATGAGCTGCGGAAGAAGGCCGAGGCCCTGAATCCGGAGCTGGTGCAGAGCTATCGGGAGTTGGAGGAGGCGCTCACCCTATCGGGTATGAAGGAGCAGCATCCTTGAAGCATATGCCGGAATTCCTCAAGTTCATAGAGGAAGATCTGCGCCAGGTGGAGGCCGAACTCGAGCGCCAGATTGCCGGTATCGGCATTCCGGTACTGGCCGAGGCCTCGGCCCACCTGCTGACGGCCGGCGGTAAGCGGTTGAGGCCTGCCCTGGCCCTTCTGGCGGGCAGGCTCTGCAATGCCTCCGTAAGGCGATTGCTTCCCCTGGCCGTAGCCCTGGAACTGATCCATATGGCCACTCTGGTTCACGACGACGTGGTAGACGAATCTCCCACGCGCCGGGGCCGGCCGACGGTAAGGGCCCGGTGGGGCGATCAACTCTCCCTGCACACGGGCGATTACCTCTTTGCCCGCTCCTTGGTGCTGGTGGCCCAGTACCAGGATCACCGGATAGCCTCCTCCCTGGCCCGGGTAAGCGTGAATATGTGCCAGGGCGAAATCCGGCAGATGGCCTCCGAGTATGATGTGCGCCAGGGCCTGAAGGATTATCTCTCCCGGATCAAGGCCAAGACCGCGCTCCTCATTTCCGCGAGCTGCGCCCTGGGCTCCCTGGTGGCGGGAGCGGCGGAGGAAGTGGCTAGAAGGCTGGGGGCCTACGGCTATTACCTGGGAATGGCCTTTCAGATTACGGACGACATCCTGGACCTGGTGGCCAGCGAAGAAGAGCTGGGTAAGCCGGTGGCCAGCGATTTGCGTCAAGGCATCCTTACGCTCCCTACGGTATACGCCCTGCGCTCGAGTTCCCGAAAGGAGGAACTGGCTGCGGTCATCTCCGGCCGGCACCTGGACGAGGGTGCCGTAACCCGGGTGCTGGAGCTGATCCGCGAATCCGGAGCCCTGGAGTTTTCCCGCCGAGTGGCCGCCAGGTATCTGGAGAAGGCGCGTCGGAAGCTGGAAGGCCTCCCCAAAGGTCAACCCCTGGAGGCACTCGTGGCGGTAGCCGATTTTGTAGGTCACAGGCGTTTCTGAGAGCGGTCGGGGGGAGCTATATGGTCTTTGCCCTGGACATCGGTACCAGGGTGGTCGTGGGGGTAGTGGTGGAGCCCGCACGGTCGGGTTGGCGGATCCGGGCCTCGGCCGTTGAAGAGCACGGTCAGAGGGCCATGCTGGACGGCCAGATACATGACGTTCTCGCAGTGGCGGAAACCATAGCCAGGGTCAAGTCGCGGCTGGAGAAAAGGCTCGGGAAGGAACTCAAGGAGGTGGCGGTGGCTGCGGCGGGCAGGGCACTGCGCACCCAACGGGCCCGTTCCGGGCAGCGGGTATCCACCACCAGACCGGTGGCCCGGGAGGAGGTACTGGCCCTGGAAATTGAGGCCGTCCAGGAAGCCCTGCGCCTCCTGGCCCGCAGCGACGCGGCCTGGAACGAGTACCATTGCGTGGGCTACAGCGTAGTGGGCTATTGGCTGGACGGCAGCGCCATCGGGAATCCGGTGGGCCAGCGGGCGAACACGATAGAGACGGAAGTGGTGGCCACCTTCCTGCCCCGGGTGGTTATTGATTCCCTGTACTCGGCGGTAGAACAGGCGGGGCTCACCGTGCAGAGCCTGACTCTGGAGCCCATTGCCGCCGGGTCCCTCGTGATCTCCCCCACCATGCGGCAGCTCAATCTCGCCCTGGTAGACGTGGGGGCCGGCACGTCCGACGTGGCCGTGGCGCGAGAGGGTGCCCTGGTAGCCTTCGGAATGGTGCCGCTGGCCGGGGATGAGGTGACCGAATGCCTGTGCCGCGAGTTGCTGGTGGACTTTTACGAGGGAGAAACGGTCAAGCGCCGTCTCCGCTGCGGCGGCGAGGTCACCTTCCGGGACGTGGTAGGCCAGACGCACACCCGGTCAGCCGGGGAACTGGTGGCCGTAATTGAGCCGACGGTGAGGGAAATCGCCCGCCATATTGCCGAGGAGATAATCGGTCTTAACGGCAAGGCGCCGCAGGCGGTGATTCTCATCGGTGGCGGCAGCCTCACCCCGGGCCTGTCCGAAGCCTTGGCCGGGTGGCTGGAACTCTCCCCCCAACGGGTGGCGGTGAGAGGATTGGAGGCCGTACCGCAGGTCTCCGGCGCCATTAAGGGCATTGAGCCGGCCCAGGCGATCACTGCCCTGGGCATAGCCCTGGCCACCCAGGGAAACCAGGTATTGGATTTTGCCCAGGTCCAGGTCAATCGCCGGCCCGTGCGACTGCTCAAGGGTGGGGGAGCCACGGTGGCGGATGCCCTGCTGGCTGCGGGCATCGGCCTGCGAGAGCTGTACGGCGGGGTGGGAAGGGGTCTGACCGTAGAGGTGAACGGCGAGCTGAGGCTCATAAGGGGAGGTATCGGCCGCCCGGCAACCATCACCGTAAACGGGCGGCCGGCCAATCTGGACAGCCCGGTCGGCTACGGAGACGCTGTTGAGGTGGGACTGCCCGAGCCGGGGGAGGAGCCCCGGGTTACCGTGGGTGAGCTCTTGCCTGACGGTACTGCCAAAACCGTATACCTTGAAGATCGGCCGGTTACCCTGCACCCCCGGGTGTGGATGAACGGGGTGGAAGTCGAGCCGGACACGGTGGTAACCGATAACGCGCGTATCACCTACGAGGACTATTCCACGGTGGAGGCTGTACTGCGTTACCTCAATCGGTCCTTGAGCGCCGGCGACAGGATCGTGGTCAACGGCCGGACGGCGGAACCGGGCCAGCCGATACGGGACGGCGATCGCCTCAACCTGGTTCCGGCTGCGGGGGACGCTCGGGAAGGCGAACAGGGCAAAGCAGAGACGCCTTCCCTGGCCGTCACCTTCAACGGGAAACCCTTGCAACTGCCCTTGCCCAAAACGGGTGAGCCCATGGTAATTGACGTATTGCGTTACGCCCGGGTGGATACCGATCCTCCGCCGGGGAAGACGGTACTGGTAGTAAGGCTGAACGGGCAAAGGGCGAACTTTACCGATCCTCTGAAGGATGGGGACGAGGTATTCGTCGGGTGGGAATAACCCGCGCCGGGAAAAGGGAGGTGTGAGCGATGGCAGTATGGCAATGCCGGCAGTGCGGCTACGAGAAGGATGCCCGATGCCGGCCGAAAAAATGTCCCGAATGCGGGGAAAAGGAGAGTTTTGGCCGGAAGGACGCCAAGCCGGGCAAGAAATAGGACCGCGCCGGGGAGGCATCGGGGCCCGAGTGCCCTCACCCATCAACCGGAGGCGGTGGCGTTCCCCCGGGTATCGCAGGCGCTAGGAGGGGCATATCTGGTTCCAAAGCCGACGCAGACGGCGACGGTAGGCACCGGGATCGCGAAGGGCCGCGCGGAAGGCCTCCAGCCGCCGGGGGAAGTGACGCCCGAGCAGGCGCTCGAGGTTCGTCACCGCCGAGGGATAGGGGTTGAGGGGGTCGTAGGAGACGGATTGCGCCCCGGCAGCATAAGCGGCTCTGATCAGCCTGGAAAGGTTCTCCGGAGTGTCCGTCAGTCCGGGTATGACCGGGGCCACGAAAATCCAGGTGCACACGCCACGGCGGGCGAGGGCCTGCAGGGCCCGCAGGCGGCAGGAGGTGGGCGGGGCTCCCGGTTCCAGCAGGCGTGCCAGGGCGTCATCGGCTGCGGTCAGGCTGAAGCCGACGCTAACCCGGGGCAGGCAGCTGATCAGATCGAGATCGCGAACCACCAGGTCGGATTTGGTGAGGATTCCGACCTCCAGCTCACTCTCTCTCAACAACTCCAGGCACTCGCGGGTCAGTCCGAATTTCTGCTCTGCCGGCTGATAGGCGTCGGTCACCGAGGCCAGCATCACACTGCCTCTCCGGGTACGCCGCAGTTCCCGGAGGAGGCAGGGCACAAAGTTGGTCTTCACCTCGACGAAGGTTCCCCAGCGCCGACCCTCCCCGGCCTGGCTTTTCATACCCGCCGCATAGCAATACAGGCACCCGTGGGTGCAGCCGGTATAGGGGTTGAGACAGTAGTCCACTCCGGGAATACGTGAGGGATTGAGGGCGGTTCGGCAGGTCTTCAGCCCTATTTCTATTCCCGGCAGAAACAGGCCGGGGTCGGGTCCCGGAGGCGGACGGTTGAGCACCGGAGGCGCCACTTCCCTTCGTGGGGAACGTTACCTCTTAGTTCCGGCTTGATCATAGCATTTATGTGCCCCGATTTCCACTTTCCCGGCATTCATTTCCCCGTTCCCCGCGCCGGCTCCGCGCTCACGCCTCGGCGGAAAACGTAAGCCGCAAGACCGGCGTCCCGCCCTTGGTTGACGGGCACGGCACGCCGAAATAGAATCAGGGCGGCGGTCCTTTCGGTCAGCCTGATAGGAAAGACCGAACATGGTGGAAAAGAGGGATCGGCAGGATGGACGGTCCCAAGTCTTATTATCCGGTTTGCCTCGATCTGGAGCACCGGAGGTGCCTGGTAGTAGGAGGCGGAAAGGTAGCCGAGCGAAGGGTGGTCGTCCTGCTGAAATGCGGGGCGGAGGTCGAGGTGGTGAGCCCCACCCTCACGCCCGAGCTGCAGGAGATGGCCGAGCGGGGGCAGATAGTATACCATCAGTGCGCCTTCCATGCGGCCATGTTGGAAGGAATGACGCTGGTGATAGCCGCCACCGACCATTCCGGGGTGAACGCCCAGGTAGCCCAGGAGGCGCGACGGCGCGGCTTGCTGGTGAACGTGGTGGACGAGCCCGAGCAGGGCAATTTTCTGGTGCCCGCTACCCTGAGGCAGGGGCCGCTGGTGGTAAGCGTTTCCACCAGCGGGCTGAGCCCCGTCCTGGCCCGCCGTATTCGGGACGAACTGGCCCGGGAGCTGGGTCCGGAATACGCCGAGTTGCTGTTGACCGTAGGCCGGTTAAGGCGCTGGCTGCGGGAAGAGGTTTCGGACGCTCGCGTCAGGCGGGAACTCTGGTTCAGACTGGTGGACAAGGAGCCTCTAGACCGGTTGTTGGCCGGTCGAAAGGAGCTGGAGCAGCGGGTGAGACAATGGACCTCCTCATGGCGGGCGTAAACCACCGTACCGCGCCGGTAGAGGTACGGGAAAAGCTGGCGCTGCCCCCCGGGCGGCTTCCTTTGGTCCTTGCCGGGCTTCGTGAAGGGCTGAGGGCTTCAGGGTGCGTGTGGCTTCAGACCTGCAACCGCACGGAGGCCTACGTCACCGTAGCCGCTGCCGAGGAGGCCGAGGAAATCCTGGTGGGTTTCCTGCGCGAGATCTGCGGGCTGCCGCTGGCGGAACTGCGACCCCTCCTCTACGTCAAGCGTTCGCGGGCGGTGGTAGATCACCTGTTTGGTGTGGCCTCCGGGCTGGACTCGATGCTCCTGGGGGAGACGGAAATCCTGGGCCAGGTGCGGCGGGCCCACGAGTGGGCTCGCGAACGCGGGTTTGCCGACCGGCTGCTGAATGCCCTTTTCCAACAGGCGGTCAGCGTGGGCAAGCGGGTCCGAACCGAGACCAGAATCGACCAGAACCCGGTTTCGGTGAGTTACGCCGCCGTCCAGATGGCGAGAAGGATCGTGGGTAGCCTGGAAGGCCGGACCGTACTGGTTATCGGGGCGGGCAAGATGGGATCGCTCACGGCCGCGCACCTGGTGGGGGCGGGAGTCCGGGCCGTCCTGGTGTCCAACCGATCCCACGAACGCGCGTTGCATCTGGCCGAGCGGCTGGGCGGAGAGGCCGTGCGTTTTGACCGGCTGCCTCAACACCTCGCCCGCGCGGACATAGTAATAAGCAGCACCGACGCCCCGCACCCGGTGGTTTGCCGGTCTGCCGTGGCCGGGGTGCTTTCCGAGCGGCAAGGCCGGCCTCTTGTCTTCATCGACATTGCCGTACCTCGAGACGTGGACCCCGCAGTGGCCGAATTGCCGGGAGTCTACCTTTATGACATCGACGACCTGGAGCAGGTGGTGGAAGACAGCCTGGCGCTGAGGCGGAGCCTGGCCGACCGGGCGCGGGGCATAGTGGGCGAGGAAGCAGACGCCTTCGCCACCTGGATGAAAACCCTTTCCGTGGTTCCCACCATAACCGCCCTAAAGAGAAAGGCCGAAGCCATACGGGATGCGGAGGTAAGGCGGGCGCTTAACCGTCTGGGGAAGGTGGATCCGCGGCAGGAGCGGATAATCACCCGGATGGCGTTTTCCATAGTAAGCCAGCTCCTTCACGACCCGGTGGTCAATCTCAAACGCCTGGCCGCCGAAGGGGACGGAGCGGCGTACGCCGAGGCCCTGCAGAGACTGTTCGCCCTATCCGACGAGGTCTCACCGGATGAGATCCCGGCGGGTGCGACCGGGCGGGAGACGGGAGGGCTCTGCCAGGCGGGGCTACCGAAGGGCGGGGCACAGGACGGTGGCTAGGAAGACGCGGATAACCATCGGTACCCGGGGCAGCGAGCTGGCCCGCCGGCAGGCGGACTACGTCGGCAGGGAACTCCTGCGATACTGGCCCGGCCTGGAGGTTAGCTTCAGGATCGTAAGGACCCGGGGCGACAAGCTTTCCGACGTGCCCCTGGCCAAGATAGGCGGCCGGGGCGTCTTCGTGAAGGAATTGGAGCAGGCGCTCCTGGCAGGCCAGGTAGACCTGGCGGTGCACAGTCTGAAGGACCTGCCCACCGAGCCTACCCCGGGGCTGATTCTGGCCGCGGTTACGGAAAGGGCCGACCCCAGGGATGCGCTGGTGTGCCCGGCCGGGTTAAAGTTCTCCGCCCTACCCCCGGGAGCGCGGCTGGGAACCGCCAGTCTTCGCCGCCAGGCCCAGCTCCGCCACTGGCGACCCGACCTGGTGCTGGAGGATCTCCGGGGAAACATACCTACACGCCTGCTCCGGATGCAGGAAAGGAGACTGGACGGAATAGTGGTGGCCGCGGCCGCCCTGGAACGACTGGGCCTCGCCGACCGGATCACCGAGTATCTCTCTCATGAAATCTGTCTTCCGGCGGCGGGCCAGGGAGCCCTGGCCCTACAGGCTCGGGCGGGGGACGAGGCCATCCTCGAGCTGGTGCGGCCCCTGCACCATGCGCCTACCGGCGCGGCGGTGACCGCCGAGAGGGCGTTCCTGGCCGCCCTCCAGGGCGGGTGCCAGGTACCCGCCGCGGCTCACGCCTACGTAGAGGAGGGGGCGCTTTACCTGGAGGGCCTGGTGGCCGGCGCCGACGGCCGGGAGCTAATCCGGGGAGAAAGGCACGGTGCCGTCCGAGATGCCGAGAGCCTGGGCCGGGCCTTGGCCGGGGAACTGCTGGCCAGGGGCGGGGAGGGAATCCTCGGCCGGATCCGTCCCTCGGGAGGTAAGGACATGGAATCGGGATAGTATACCTGGTAGGCGCGGGACCGGGCGATCCGGGTCTCCTTACCCTCAAGGGCCAGGCCTGCCTCAGGAAGGCTCAGGTAGTAGTGTACGATCGGCTGGTCAATCCTCAGCTCTTGCGGTTCGCCCCGCCGGAGGCGGAACTTATCTATGTCGGAAAAGAGCCGGGCACCAAGGCCTTTACCCAGGAGGATATCAACCGGCTGCTGGCGGACAAGGCCCGGCAGGGCAAGGTGGTGGTCAGGCTCAAGGGCGGGGACCCCTTTGTCTTCGGACGGGGAGGAGAAGAGGCCGAGGCTCTTGCCGCAAGCGGCATTCCCTTCCGGGTGGTGCCGGGAGTCACGGCCGCGGTGGCCGTGCCGGCCTACGCCGGGATACCCGTGACCCACCGCCGCTTCAACTCCGCCTTCTCCGTCCTGACGGGTCACCGGCAGGAAGGGGAGGATCCCGCGCTCGCGCCTCCCCCGGAGGGTGACGCCTGCGGCACCATGATATTCCTCATGGGCCGCCAGAACCTGGCCCGCATCTGTGCCCGGCTGCGGGACAAGGGGTTGGACCCGGACACGCCGGTGGCGGTAATCGAGCGCGGCACCACCTCCGACCAGCGTACGGTGGTGGGCAACCTGGCGAACATAGAAGAAGAGGTGGCCCGGACCGGGCTGTCGAACCCGGTGGTGACGGTGGTGGGCAGGGTGGTCGAACTGCGGCAGACCCTGGCCTGGAAGGAAAAGGAGCCGCTGTTCGGCCGACGCATCGTCGTCACCCGCGCCGCCTCCCAGGCCGAAGGCCTCCGTCTGGCCCTGGAGGACCTGGGAGCGGAGGTCCTGGAATTTCCCCTGCTGGAGGTCGCGCCCCCTTCGGATCCCCGGCCTTTAGAGCGGGCGGTAGAGCGGGCCGCGAGGGGAGGGTATGACTGGCTGGTGTTCACCAGCGCCAACGGGGTAGAGGCCTTCTTCGGTTGTCTTTTTGCCCGCGGCCGGGACGCCCGTAGCCTGGCCGCAACCAGGATCGCGGCCATCGGCCCGGCTACCGCCCGGGCATTGGGCTCGTTTGGGCTCCGACCCGAGGTTCTGCCGCCGGAGTACCGGGCGGAGGGCCTCCTGGCCGCCCTGGCGGAGCACGATCTGGCCGGGCGGCGGGTACTGCTTCCTCGGGCCGAGGTTGTGCGGCCGGTCTTGTCGCGGGGCCTGCGGGAAATGGGCGCCGTGGTAGAAGAAGTAACGGCCTACCGGACCGCACGCCCCCGGAACGATCCCGAGCAGCTTCGCCGGCTGTTGTCCGCGGGGAGGGTGCAGGCCGTTACCTTTACCAGC of Clostridia bacterium contains these proteins:
- the hemC gene encoding hydroxymethylbilane synthase, whose product is MARKTRITIGTRGSELARRQADYVGRELLRYWPGLEVSFRIVRTRGDKLSDVPLAKIGGRGVFVKELEQALLAGQVDLAVHSLKDLPTEPTPGLILAAVTERADPRDALVCPAGLKFSALPPGARLGTASLRRQAQLRHWRPDLVLEDLRGNIPTRLLRMQERRLDGIVVAAAALERLGLADRITEYLSHEICLPAAGQGALALQARAGDEAILELVRPLHHAPTGAAVTAERAFLAALQGGCQVPAAAHAYVEEGALYLEGLVAGADGRELIRGERHGAVRDAESLGRALAGELLARGGEGILGRIRPSGGKDMESG
- a CDS encoding radical SAM protein produces the protein MLNRPPPGPDPGLFLPGIEIGLKTCRTALNPSRIPGVDYCLNPYTGCTHGCLYCYAAGMKSQAGEGRRWGTFVEVKTNFVPCLLRELRRTRRGSVMLASVTDAYQPAEQKFGLTRECLELLRESELEVGILTKSDLVVRDLDLISCLPRVSVGFSLTAADDALARLLEPGAPPTSCRLRALQALARRGVCTWIFVAPVIPGLTDTPENLSRLIRAAYAAGAQSVSYDPLNPYPSAVTNLERLLGRHFPRRLEAFRAALRDPGAYRRRLRRLWNQICPS
- a CDS encoding bifunctional precorrin-2 dehydrogenase/sirohydrochlorin ferrochelatase, which encodes MDGPKSYYPVCLDLEHRRCLVVGGGKVAERRVVVLLKCGAEVEVVSPTLTPELQEMAERGQIVYHQCAFHAAMLEGMTLVIAATDHSGVNAQVAQEARRRGLLVNVVDEPEQGNFLVPATLRQGPLVVSVSTSGLSPVLARRIRDELARELGPEYAELLLTVGRLRRWLREEVSDARVRRELWFRLVDKEPLDRLLAGRKELEQRVRQWTSSWRA
- a CDS encoding polyprenyl synthetase family protein, with amino-acid sequence MPEFLKFIEEDLRQVEAELERQIAGIGIPVLAEASAHLLTAGGKRLRPALALLAGRLCNASVRRLLPLAVALELIHMATLVHDDVVDESPTRRGRPTVRARWGDQLSLHTGDYLFARSLVLVAQYQDHRIASSLARVSVNMCQGEIRQMASEYDVRQGLKDYLSRIKAKTALLISASCALGSLVAGAAEEVARRLGAYGYYLGMAFQITDDILDLVASEEELGKPVASDLRQGILTLPTVYALRSSSRKEELAAVISGRHLDEGAVTRVLELIRESGALEFSRRVAARYLEKARRKLEGLPKGQPLEALVAVADFVGHRRF
- a CDS encoding O-antigen ligase family protein encodes the protein MAGSQKRRTVPKQRRPERKTAPGAEAVQAPPREFRAALVVLAAILIYSPYLRGLFFQTEQQWTLLLACAAFLLVWWGKIRRQEVSVFGKPMDYFALALVVLYAVSAFGAASQRLAVAEVVKITLYFLVFWMVGQLGREERPGYILVASVYLAAAGVALAGVLVALGVVFIKDGFVGGRIYSTLQYPNALASYLTAANFFGWLLWARAGRIGRFLLAAGTSLLLTVLLGTGSRGGLLLYPAVLAVFLLGAPRGTRVPLLVHVAGSWATALMASSRFLPLILAGQQQAAWQWLVLSLLAAVAVQGVYEVVRWAASGRRRAWVWAPVGASAALAAVLVLRLAGRPAGGWLQNLLPAHLASRLQDISLETFGAATRLQWSLDALKLVQARPWLGWGGGAWEAAYQSFQSYYYTSTQVHNHYFQIWTEVGSLGLAVLAGLWVCFLVTVVANYRRGSDDERFLQWAVFCAALALGLHAMLDFDLALGAVSLVLWTCFGLTRGLDRKFGRENYFLRRQEYLRVRSRFLTGAVVVALLVAWLPASLLLGEAYARKAVAALQTGQPAAALENFRLATLFDPFRSAYLVDRASLLAAGGNVREALALAGKAVAKDRFNQRVLTRAAEVSWQAGRPDQAVEIMEKACRAAPWTREGWENLGRTAAMAGLSYLAAGERDQAKHYLERAAAIPSEVRSLTAGLSPELVRLWKEGGRPWLEVTPAMELTAGIAFYGLERFEEALEVLARPLKDKQLQAEASYWASLTHRRLNHSAEADELRKKAEALNPELVQSYRELEEALTLSGMKEQHP
- the hemA gene encoding glutamyl-tRNA reductase, whose amino-acid sequence is MDLLMAGVNHRTAPVEVREKLALPPGRLPLVLAGLREGLRASGCVWLQTCNRTEAYVTVAAAEEAEEILVGFLREICGLPLAELRPLLYVKRSRAVVDHLFGVASGLDSMLLGETEILGQVRRAHEWARERGFADRLLNALFQQAVSVGKRVRTETRIDQNPVSVSYAAVQMARRIVGSLEGRTVLVIGAGKMGSLTAAHLVGAGVRAVLVSNRSHERALHLAERLGGEAVRFDRLPQHLARADIVISSTDAPHPVVCRSAVAGVLSERQGRPLVFIDIAVPRDVDPAVAELPGVYLYDIDDLEQVVEDSLALRRSLADRARGIVGEEADAFATWMKTLSVVPTITALKRKAEAIRDAEVRRALNRLGKVDPRQERIITRMAFSIVSQLLHDPVVNLKRLAAEGDGAAYAEALQRLFALSDEVSPDEIPAGATGRETGGLCQAGLPKGGAQDGG
- the cobA gene encoding uroporphyrinogen-III C-methyltransferase, giving the protein MGIVYLVGAGPGDPGLLTLKGQACLRKAQVVVYDRLVNPQLLRFAPPEAELIYVGKEPGTKAFTQEDINRLLADKARQGKVVVRLKGGDPFVFGRGGEEAEALAASGIPFRVVPGVTAAVAVPAYAGIPVTHRRFNSAFSVLTGHRQEGEDPALAPPPEGDACGTMIFLMGRQNLARICARLRDKGLDPDTPVAVIERGTTSDQRTVVGNLANIEEEVARTGLSNPVVTVVGRVVELRQTLAWKEKEPLFGRRIVVTRAASQAEGLRLALEDLGAEVLEFPLLEVAPPSDPRPLERAVERAARGGYDWLVFTSANGVEAFFGCLFARGRDARSLAATRIAAIGPATARALGSFGLRPEVLPPEYRAEGLLAALAEHDLAGRRVLLPRAEVVRPVLSRGLREMGAVVEEVTAYRTARPRNDPEQLRRLLSAGRVQAVTFTSPSAVKHYCELFGDEAASLLGGAAVASIGPVTSEAAREYGLRVDVEARPYTAEGLVGALVEYFKRST